ATTTGACTTTTTCCTGTCTGGTTCGGTGCCTCCCGTTCCTCTGAGCTCCTGAGAAGTATAATCTAAATGATTATTAGGAGCCTTACAAGGTCATGGTGGAAGGGGCGATAGAAGAGTGCACTTCAAGAAAAGACGAAGGCTCCCCCGTCGACTTTCTGTCCATCACACCGAATAAAACTTAACCAGGAAATAACCTCCACGATTTTCATTGCAAAGCATGACACACGCACGCGCCCTTACTTCCTTGTCAGCGGAATGGACGAGCAAATTTAAGCCCCCTAACATTTAGGAACCGTACGCAACTGCGCCTGGGTGACGACGGGACGGGCCCGAAGGGTGGAACGGGAACGACCTCATTCAGCATTTGGCTACTTCCAACGTCACCTCTCAGGTTTGGGGTTAGAATGTTTGAGGAAACAATGCGGCGCCCCCCAACGGTGCGTGGTGACACCAAACGCGAACGTGCCAAGGGCTCTGGGGTTGGCCCCGCCGCGACGCCTATCGGACCGGACCGGACTCCGGCCGCGCCTCCCGGGGCGGGAGGCGGAGCTCCCGCTGCCGAGCCCCGCCCCGAGCCTGCGTCCTGCCGGTTGTCCTGCTAGTCGCTTCCCTAAGTGGCGAAACTGTAGGAAGAGGAATCTAGTAAAGaatatatttgcctttttcaGCGCCCCAAGCCGAGCACCATGCTTGTTTTCCGAAGTGTCCTGACTAAGGCTCTGGCCGCGCGGACATTGACGCCTCAGGTATCAGCCggggggtgaagggagggggaggggaggggaggggaggggaggggaggggaggggaggggaggggaggggagggaacgcTCCCGGGCTGTtcgctggaggagggaggggtgtctTCCTAAAGCGTTGGAATCCGCACATGCGCCCACCCGCTGGCGCGCCCCGACCGGAGACCCTTGCGCATGCGTCCATCCAACTCCCATGCTCAGACAGCCAGCTACGTGCTGCCTTCCTCGTCCAAACTAGGGGTCAGGAACCTCTCGCAAGTGCAGcatggggcaaaggtaggtttacagttgtccatatggaGAGTAATACAGTAATTCATAAGTAATAATACTCTGTGTCGCATACTCACGACTGTACATCTACTTTTGCCACAACTTGTACGATGATAAACTCATCTAACCTTAGGTGAGGAATGTACAAAATGATTTGTGATTCAGTCTTAACTGTTGGAAATTGGTCTAGTCTGTAAATCTAACCAGAGATACTTTTCCTCTTAACGTCTAGGCTTTTCTCCTTACTCTACGGCCAGGCTCGGAAGGGTTTAACCTAGGGACTGACTTTCTGGTGATGGCTAAAGATGAGCCAGTAATGGCCCACTCACCCATGATTAGCGGTAGTCTTTTATCTTGCCGATTTTCAATCCACTGGGACAGGGCCAAGAATTTTCCTTACAGTTTTATTCTTAACTTTATTAAATGACTACCCAATGTTCTCTTATACGTGAATTAGAAGTTATTGCTGCAGAAGATGAGCCGGAATTTGGAAAATAAGGGAGCCTGAATCCTTCCCCAGCATAGTTCTACTCGCTGGCATGCCACAAAAATCACCTCCtctcaagcacacacacacacttatctCACTGCTGTTTAGCCTTTCACTGGGTTTCCGCTGTTACTGTTTCTCCtgcaaaaggtaaaaatatgcacctgttacagaacagaaagaGTTTTTTCTGCCCGGTGCTAGCAAAGCCAAAAATTACcgtggagaaatatttattttattatgagtgGTGCCGCCGAGGAGAATGGGAAGCTAATAAGGCTCAAAAGCTCCAACTCTCTGATAGCATGTAGAGCAAAATCACAAGACATTATGGTTTGAGGGTTCAGGGTGGTGCTGGGAGCTTGTTGGGCAGAGGTGAGGTAAAGCTAATGAGTCCTTTCTTCAGGTCTGGAGGTTAGCTTTCTGGTCGGTCTCATGGGAAAGTAGCCAGGGAATGGTACcactttaaagataaggaaataaaacaaaacttaggtcaagatgttatctgTGACCATTAGTCAGGTCTGGGCTATTGTCTTCTGCTCTCTCAGGGGTTGCTGATTATCTGGTGGAAAGGCTAGGTCTTGGAGTGGTAGATATGGAGAGAGACATTATTTTTAGAGTAGGATTTAAAACTGCATCTAACTAAAGTCATAAGGACCCTCGCTTTCATACCTTTGACCACATATTTGTTTCCAAGTACAAATGCCTTGAGAATCTAAACCTAAAGAGTAGTTGTTACAAATACCCTCGCTGTCCCATTTTgtgatataatttataattatttttaaactgtaataCTAGGCAGTTTATTTGCATAACATTGTCTTATTAGAATTTAGTTAAAATGGCACAAAAAGCTTGTCATCCAAAAGTAGGAGCAGTTGCAGTTGTTTTTGGTGGGAACACCTGCTTTCCAGAGAAGTTTAGACACTTGGGCAACAGGAACATAACTTTTGTAGACATGGACTGAAAAAGATCATTAGAATTATAACATTTTACACAATTAAATAGATACAAAGAcacttgtgtgtgttttaaccAAAAGTATGTCGGAGAAAGTAGTCTACAGAGTTCATCTGACATACTAAGTAGTCAATATAATTTGTGCATAACTTTGTACCAAAGCTTTTAGTAGGTAATGCTGATTAGTCAGCTTCAGAACATTGGCAGATGATAACAAACCTACAATAAGATGGGTTTGTAAATACAAATGccgtgtgtgtgtatgcacacacacacatataaatacacagaGGATAATTTCTGGCAAGACATTTCCTACCTAAAGTTAAGTTTGCTCAGATTTAGGGgaactaaattaaaacaaaatttatgtaGTGAGCATGCAAGTAATACAGAAAGAACTAATggtttttaaggtatattttcaTCGACGGGGTAAAATCAGATGTATTAAATGCCCTTCTTCAGATTCATCTGTAATTAAACCCAGTAATCGTTCAGACAGTTCCAacctgttaattttttctttacagcATTCATAAAGAGTTTTCTGCTAGGAAACACATTTTCATCATGCCTCCCAGAACACCTGCATATTTTATAAAGTTCACTTAAATACATAACTGTAACATGTATAGTATCTACTAAACATAGACTATTGGCTAACTAAGGTAAAACATTTGTAAACTTATTAGAGCCCTAATTGTAGTTCTTGTGTAAAGGACGCTGATTCAGACCCCATTGCCTCCTTATGATTAACCTCTTGTCAAAAGGTAGCTAATGGTGGCCCTCTGCCCGGAAACAGTAGCTATTCAGCATACTTAAGACTAGTTACCTTTATTGACCTATCTCTAAACAAAGGTCCAAACAGAGATGACAGCAGAGGTACAAACATAGACTGAGTCCAATGAGTGTCCCTTATTTCCAAATTCAGGTTCAGGTATAACACAATATTATGAACCCTACCTTTCCCAAATACTTGAATTTGCCTTCTCTCTCTTCAGGTGTGCTCATCTTTTGCTACAGGACCTAGACAATGGGATGGAACATTCTATGAATTCCGTACCTATTATCTTAAGCCTTCAAAGATGAATGAGtttctggaaaattttaagaaaaacgtACATCTTCGGACAGCTCACTCTGAACTGGTTGGATACTGGAGTGTTGAATTTGGAGGCAGAATGAATAAAGTGTTTCATATTTGGAAGTATGGTATGAGTCATCGGCTTAAATATTCAGTGCAGATTTCATCCTGGTAGATGTTACATGTGACTTAGTTCTGGGATCTATATTACTATAAATACATACAGGTTAAACTGTTAAAaagcagaacaacaacaaaaattcattGATTACTCCTCCCAGTGCTAGGTATACCTCTAACAACCCCTCACTCAAATCCTTATGTTAATCGAAAATGGTATCTAGTATCTCACATCATAAAATTGTAGGCTAGGttttaattctcagaaaaaaatttaaaatagattactATAAAGATGCTTTGTGAAAAATCTAAAGCAGTAATTGTAAAAGTCCAAGTGGGTTATGATCCTAAAAGGAGGGGAGAgttctttttattcattgttgAAGCTACAGCTGAGGATCATCAGGATTTCAGTGGCAGCAGTTGAGACCTAGGAGCTTGAGGGCAGTAGAGGTTGATGGGGATGATAGTTAACTTCTAGGCAGCACTCAGCTCTGAGATTTAATAATTCGTTATATATAGGGAACCACTTTTGTCTGACTTGTGCACCCCAGGGTTTCAGGAAATTCACCTTTGTTATGGTGCTCTAGGGAAGTGAGGCAAAGGAATCAGCATTGTCCCCCTACTGAAGCTGACCTACCCCTGGCCAGCTTCCTGTAGTAGGGTACAGGAAGAATGAGTTAACTCCAGTGTCAAATCTTCGTGAAGTCCACATCAGAACTTGATGATATCCAAAGCACTTTTAATAATTTCATGTAGTGATTGGTCATATAAAGTACTTATATACCATAATATGAAAGGTGCTTATTCTCCACTTATCATGGCCACAGTTTAGGAATTTTCACTGTTGTAACAGaacaaatccaattaaaacagTCTATGCTGTAAAATGTGTAACTGTgtcccatttaaaaattattagtaagGTCCTGGCTTAACTGAGTTACGCTCTGATGTGAATGTTATTCCTCATCTACAGcataaatgatggaaaacttttaTGATCAGTCTTATGGGGCCCTAATGTAAACATAGTGCTAGGCCCACATGTTAGTAAATACATATACCTGTTTGAGTaacaaacagaagagaaatagcaCTGAGCATAAAAGAATGGATGACAATAAGTACAAGAATCAGCACTGTTTCTTTGGAAGCTGTTTGTTTAAGGAAGATGAGGCCATAACCACGCATCTTAATTTCATTGATGTGAAATTTAACTCAAGGTCTACCTCGACctgaccaccaccaccatcacagcCACCAAAGGAAAATAGTCTTCCCAAACTGCAGTATAAATGTCTCAATTAAAGTAACAAGAACAGTTCACATATGCTGAGTACTAACTAGCTGCCAAAACACTGTTCTCAGCTCCTTTCACGTACTAATTCATTttgtcctcacaacaaccctggaAGTATAGATGCtgtatcattatccccatttcacagtgAGAAACAGACACAGATTCAATAACTTACCCAAGTCATACAATTACCTACTAAATGGTAGAGGCTATAACGTCCACTCATGGCATTATCATTAGCTGTTTACATTTCTACACCCCTTTTAGGCCACGAGAAATATGGAGATATATGTCACATCTGTTTTGGGTGCAGAGGGGTGGTATCTCCAGGGCGATAACTTGGTGTTCCTACATGGCCTTGATGAACATTTGCTGAATTAAGTGAAACCCAGAAAAGGTCTgtcagggatgtccaaccttgtggcacctctgggccacactggaagaagagttgtcttgggccacacactaaccACCCACGCACTGATGACAACTGGTGAGCTAAAGatagattttaagtaaatttatgattttgtgcctCATGCTGCCtgcgggccacaggttggacactcctggcaCTGATGTTAAAAGAGCAAATTTTgacttttcttactctttttcctCCCATAGATAATCACACTCATCGAACTGAAGTTCGGAAAGCCTTAGCCAAAGATAAGGAATGGCAAGAACAATTTCTCATTCCGAATTTGGCTCTGATCGATAAACAAGAGAGTGAGATTACTTACCTGGTGCCATGGTGCAAGTTAGAAAAGCCTCCAAAAGAAGGTAAGTCCTTCCCTCCTGGCCACTTGGAATTTTGATAAATGACTAAAGATTTCAAACGATGAAAACTAAagtttcattgaaaaaaatacagcagTCCTTTGTCTTAGGAATATGTTGtgattatatacataaaatgaatttgaGCTCTTTGCTTCTCATTCAGACAATACGCATTAGAAGGgtttttccagtttttgaaaAGCTCTTAAAGTTTAGGTATGAATATAAAAAGTTGACATGGGTCGAGGAGTAAAGGTTGAGGAATTGGGGATTTACcgcagagaaaaaatatatataagtaagTGAAGGATAATGTATGAAATTTTGTTGTAGTTTGATGGAATTATAGTTAATCTTAAAACATTAAGTATATCTTGGCTTATAAGAGTAGGGGGAATGAATTAATTTAAACAGATAcgttctattattttattttaacttttctgctttctttcttagTTCTCAGTTTGAAAGTAATTGCTAAAGGTCTGTCTTCTTGCTGATTTCACTTTCTTGCTGACTTTAAGGAAATATTTACCTCgacctagtttttaaaaaaggtcagatttttaaaaagcataaactaATCTAAACATTGTTGTATTTCTCCCATAACACAAATTTTGTAGTGTTACTTTAGTCTCATTTTGATCCTTGtccacccaggcctcccctcaGCTTTCAGCACTGTCCAGTGAACTGAGTGGCTTCTAGAATAGTGGCAAGTCTTGGTTCTCTTCCTATTTGTTGTTCATAATTCTCTAGTAattttacacttttttcttttacttctcaaATCTATTTGTcccttagtttctttctcttttatctgcTCCATCCTTCTTACTGGAGGTAGAATGCTTTTCAAGTGTTTATCTGGATATTTAGGAATAATAAGCCTATCTTCCTCAGGTTTTTAGGGCTTTTTCCCTCAAAATCTGAGATATCACTTTGGGTCCATTGTTTGCTTGCTGTCCCTCTTAGAAATGGAATCCTATAGAAGGAAATTATACAAACAAAAAGTATTTTCTCTCAGaattagaagaaagaaatatagatcaggaaattcttttctgctctggctggtatgaATTAGTGGATTGAGtagtggcctgtgaaccaaagggtcgccggttctagtcccagtcagggcacatgcctgggttttgggccaggtccccagtagggggcatgtgagaggcaaccttaCATTgatacttttctctctttttccccctcctttcctctctgtctaaaaataaaagaaataaaatcttttaaaaaaaaattgttttcttactcATTTCTTACCTTAAAGTGTAGACTTGGGCAGTTCAAAAATCCTAATCCTATTACAATTTctcaatatttgttttattgacaaattatatagattaaaaatatttcagataatagCTTGACATAGCTTCCTTTCTGTTTTGCATAAGAAACTTAACAACTGACCCTTAACATGGACAAGGACTTTCTAAACATGAAAGCAAGGAAAAATAATGCAACGAATTCATAAATATGTCCACATAAACATGGATACATGTATGATCCTCCAACTTTGTATATGTATGTTAGCCTTCCACTGGAACCATACTAACCTGATTAGAAATTTCTTGAATATCTTttgtaaaataatgatttttctgTCTACCCTAGGAGTCTACGAACTGGTTACTTTTCAGATGAAACCAGGTGGGCCAGCTCTGTGGGGTGATGCCTTTAAAAGGGCAGTTATGGCCCATGTCAATCTAGGCTACTCAAAACTAGTCGGAGTTTTCCACACAGAATACGGAGCACTCAACAGAGGTACAATTGCCCATTTCTTTTATGAAACTGCAAAAGATATTGGTGAGCTTCTAAGTTCCTTGGGTCAATTTGTCTCTTTTCATTATggcatatattttgatttttattgccaaattttcaggggttttttgtaattttaaggGTTGAAAAAACCTGTTTTACTCTTACTATGTAGAATGCTAACACCTTATGAAGCCTGTTTCAAAGCCAAATGTTGTTTTCCATGATACagataaatgataaaattgaaGTCTGCAAGGAACCTCAAGAAATTGTCTATTCTTTTTATCCTATAGCCCTctgaatatacttttttaaattttttaaaagaatattacttGGGGTAGGCCTACATCCTTGTCAGTCACTTGGGgtagaaaaaaggaacagaattacaaaaataaaatatagatgaaTTTATTTAACAATAGGGACAAGAACTATATTTCTAAGccaaaaagcaaatgaagaaatgatGCAGGGAAACACATACATCTTCGGACAGCTCACTCTGAGCTGGTTGGATACTGGCAGGTAGAATTTGGAAGCAGAATGAATAAAGTGTGTCCTGTTTGGAAGTATGGTATGAGTCATCAGCTTAAGTATTCAGTGCAGATTTCATCCTGGTAGATGTTACATGTGTCTTAGTTCTTGGATCTATAAATACTATATAGGTTTACTACAGTATAAATACACATCACTATACATGCaggcttaactttttaaaagcagaacaACAAAAATCCCTTGATTACTCTTCCCAGTGCTAGGTATACCTCTAACAACCCCTCCCTCAAATCCTTATGTTAATCGAAAATGGCACCTAGCATCTCACATCATAAAATTGTGGGCTAGAttttaattctcagaaaaaaatttaaaatagattactGTAAAGATGCTTTGTGAAAAATCTAAAGCAGTAATTGTAAAAGTCCAAGTGGGTTATGATCCTAAAAGGAGGGGAGAgttctttttattcattgttgAAGCTACAGCTGAGGATCATCAGGATTTCAGCAGCAGCAGTTGAGCCATAGGAGCTTGAGGGCAGTAGAGGTTGACGGGGATGATAGTTAACTTCTAGGCAGCACTCAGCTCTGAAATTTAATAATTCGTTACGTATAGGGAACCACTTTTGTCTGACTTGTGCACCCCAGGGTTTCAGGAAATTCACTTTTGTTATGCTGCTCTAGGGAATAAAGGCAAAGTAAtcagagtatatatatatataatatatacctgTAACACACAAATAGACATACATGTCCATCATATGCATCATCTATCTGTAAgacctcattttattttgcttatattttttaaagaaaatacactaAATATTAATAGAAGCTTTCCCTGGGCAgttaaaattatgctttttattctttacacCCAAATTTTCAGCAATACAAAATTTTCTTATGATcttgctttttcaaaaataaaatgtagtaggaaaaaaatgacacCTGGGTCTAGTCTTGATTATCCATGCCTTTTGTTGTATTACTTTACCTCTCCTGTCCAGCTTTCTATTGTATCTATAAAACCAGTTTATTAATCAATTTATCAATATTGCTCCCATATCTCTTAACCCACCTCAAATCTTACCACTGGCACACTTGGTTTTACTTTCTTGATACTATTTTGATTTAAAGAATAAGACTGAACTTATCtgattaatttttctgtatttatttttagtaatgcTATAGACTTTAGAatctgttttgggtttctttctgcAGTTCATGCTCTTTGGTGGAATGAGAATGCAGACAGCCGTGCAGCTGGGAGACACCAGTCTCATGAGGATCCCAGGGTCGTGGCAGCTGGTAAGCTGTGTCACTAGGCATGAGCTGCTCTTAGGACAAATTTGATTTAGTCAATAACTTGATATGCCTCTTAATacaatgttttgttttccagttcGGGAAAGTGTCAATTACCTAGTGTCTCAGCAGAATATGCTTCTGATCCCTACATCATTTTCACCATTGAAATAGTTTCCCACCAAAGTACAAAGCATTTTCATTAAGTGTCTTAAGATGTGTCTGCTAATGGTACTTCAGTTCTCCCAAGCGAATCTCACTTTTATTTGAAGAAGGTGGTAAGTTAATTCGCTAcgtctctgtatttttaaagccatCTCTGTTCTTTGTCGTTACCACCTCAGAAAACAGTCCTGTTCATTTTCCCCATGGCATTTCAGTAGCTATTTTACATTAGAAGTAGTTGCAACTATTCATGatctttagttttcatttctttcaggttATCTCTTATTCTCTATTTTGACGACCCTTGGCTTTATAGCATTTTCTTGTATTTAAgtgatgtttttacatttttgtgccTGACAGGACATGCAATGTCTATATTTTCAACATGCCTGTTTTTTTGtgagatttaaaataactttttgcccggtaaagtttattttgtaatataagaatattggaaaaaatgtatttctttaccTTGGCAAAGTATAGTAACACCTGTGTCATCTGTATCAATTATGGTTTTCACATTAATTATTAGTCAATTAGGTCTCTgttaaaaaaaaccttcagaAGACTTGTGTCATATGCTGAAAtgtgttcatttaattttattaatttttgttcattttggatCACTAACAAAGACTcttgaaacatcaatttgtttttaaagagattttatggTTATGGGAATGCTGCCCTAATAAATGCCTCTGTAGTCGTTCTGGgtttttcaatttgcattttataatggTATTATCTTCCTGAGAGCTTTCACTGTGTTGCTGTCGGGTAACGACACAGTAATAACTTAGCAACATAATTGAGAACATTAAGTTACACTGAGAGACCGGCATGGTAGTCACACCAGGAGAGTGTCTTTAGGGCCACCACAGGCTGCCCGGGCTTTCCCGGAAACACTCTGTTTCCATTCCTGAGTGCCCCTCTGCTTTCTGAACTTAGGTTTGGTGCTTCCAAGCACTCTTGATAGTCTGTGTTTACGATGGTATTATTTCACATTTCTGAgacatattagaaataaataaaatagcaattatGAATGAGCTGTCTAAGGGAAATCTGGACAACTTTCAGTGTGTAAGGTTTCTCATAGGAGAAATGGCtaaagaactaaaaaaacaaaaaataatcagaaaggTGAGATATTGCTCAGTTGCAGCCTATATTATTATAAcagacaagaattcaaataatCCAGCTGTTCTCATGTTTTCTGCTTCCCTTCAATGCAAGACTGTGGAGTTGAGTGTATTCACCATCATCCCCTCCTTACCTCTTATACTTCCGAGCCCCTCAAGCCTACATCCTTGTCAATCTCTGAAATGACACTTCTGAGGGTCACTAGGACCTTTGTCTTTCCAAATTCAATGGCCTCTCACCACATTTAGCTGGGTCCTCTTCTGAGCAGCGTTGGACACAACTGACCACTTCTGCCTTCCTGAAACACTTGATTCTGAGCATCCATCTCTGGTGTCATACTGTTAGATTTTCTTCCTCCTCACCTGCCTGTCCCTCTGTTTCCTTCTGGCTTCTCTTCTAAACATGGTAGGGTCTCAGAGCTCAGGATAAGCTCATTCAGTCCCCAGGTTTAAATACCACATAATGTGCTCACGATTCAcgcatttttatcttctttcctatCACATCCTCTGAGCTCCAATCTGAAATACAAATGCCATTTTAACACAACCACCTACCTAGTTTTTGGGTTACAAAGTAAAAAGTCTTCTTGACAGCCCTCTCCCTCGTCACATCCATGCAGCCTGTCAGACCCTGATTATTCCTGTTCTTCCCTATCTGTCGTGACTACCCTCCACCACCATCTCTTACTTAGCCTCCCTACTATCCTTTCTCCCCATACAGCCAGCATTCTTTCTGAAAACAGATTAGGTCAAACAGCCACCTTGTTTAAAATTCTCCAGTGGCTCCTCACTGCACTGACAATACAGTCCAGGTAGGTTACCACGGTTCTGCCTCTCTgagtccctccctcccattctggAGACACTGTggttctctcccctgctccccaactTGCCAAGCGTTTCCTCCCTTGGGGGTTTTGCACCAGGTGCTCTTTCTTCCAGAAATGTTCTTCTTGCCCACCTTCAAATGCTGGCACCTTCTGTTCATTTTATTCAGATCTGAGCTTAAATGTCACTCCTCCATTGGGCCATCTCGGATTCCTCTGCATCTTTATCCCATTACCATGTTTCATCTTCTTGGTATTTACTGCTCTCTAAATTCATTGTATTTGTTTGTCCATAtatccattgtgtgaatgtaatTTCTCCACTGAAATTTAAGTTCATTGGAGCAGGAGTTCTGTCTTCTTTTAACACTGTATCCCCAGAACCTAGCAAAGTATCTGGCACATAACAGAGGTCATTAAATACAGTATAATGATACCGTACTGATCAGGATAATTTTAACTGATACCCGACTTCACCAAAAAGAACTCTCTGGCTcttaccagtgtggctcagttggttgggcatcatctcacaaagcaaaaggttgctggtttgattcccagtcagggtacatgcctaggctgcaggttatTTCCCCctcacctcaatgtttctctccctctctttcttcttcccttccccctttgaaaaatacttaatttaaaaaagaaaaagaagcactcTCTTCCAGTTACTAGCTGTATAATTTTAGACAATTCCTTATCTTCTGAGCCACAATTTACTATATGTCAAATGGTGCTACTTACCTCCTAGGGCAGGTATAaattgaggattaaatgaggtgcCTGGCAACTCAATAAACACTTGGAAAAGATAGCTAATTTTCTGTTatgcttttctatattttaatgtattcattaGTATTCCAaagtttccagatttttttttaaatctgtaaatgtTTATATTGGCTCTTCTCTAAATAAGAGAAAGTTTTGGTCAAGACTCGTGGGTAACATTTTCATCTAAATTAACTCTTCATTTTTCAGTGATTTTGTTCCTCTCCCTCAGTTGTCATTTTTCGCAAAGAAACACAGTTTTCAATCAATTTCACTGAAGATGCTGTCACGTGAACGTTGAGGGGGGAAAGACAAAGGGGTGATGCTGATGTTGAGTGGTCTGCCAGGCGCAATCCAAGTTCAGATCCGCACCTTAGGCAAAGGACTGCCCCTTCCACGACACTATAGCTGTGCAGAAAAGGTCACAAATACAGCCACGGCTCCACCATGCTGCCTAATATGGGGTGTTTGATGGGTGTTCTTCCAGTACCAAAATAAACAGACATCGTTTCTGAGACTGTAATTGCTTATTAGCTATGAAAAATACATCTGCACGCCTCAACAGAGCACTACATAATCTCGGGTGTCGACTGCACAGCACTTGCTACTGGAGAAAGGGAAGGCGTCTCTGATGTTAGTATCACTTTTCTGCCCACACTCTCCTTTCTGTGTGCTCACCCTTCCACCACTCCCAGCACCTGGCCGTACCCTTGCCACCCTGTGTCCTTGTGTTTTTGGCTGAATAATCAAAAGAGCACTAGAGGCTGCATTTGTCGCTTCCTTACTATCAAGTGAAGAAATGAGGTTTTTATTAAATAGTCTTAGCTACAGAGGATTTTCAGAAATCTCCACAGCTTCATAATCATTAAGCAGAGTAAGTTTAACTAAAAACCGTTTAAACTTACTTAATCTCAGTTACTTTCTTAACTGAatcatgaaagtaaaaaaaaaaaacaaaatgccttttttaaaattgccaaGTAATCCTTTCAGTTCTCTTTTGTGATTGACAGGACATTTAGCCTTTGCTAAAATTTCTACTTTTGAGCCAAACTGCTTTAACAGTAGGTGGTGCTacgaatgcacacacaca
This sequence is a window from Phyllostomus discolor isolate MPI-MPIP mPhyDis1 chromosome 3, mPhyDis1.pri.v3, whole genome shotgun sequence. Protein-coding genes within it:
- the LOC114498920 gene encoding protein NipSnap homolog 3A; protein product: MLVFRSVLTKALAARTLTPQVCSSFATGPRQWDGTFYEFRTYYLKPSKMNEFLENFKKNVHLRTAHSELVGYWSVEFGGRMNKVFHIWKYDNHTHRTEVRKALAKDKEWQEQFLIPNLALIDKQESEITYLVPWCKLEKPPKEGVYELVTFQMKPGGPALWGDAFKRAVMAHVNLGYSKLVGVFHTEYGALNRVHALWWNENADSRAAGRHQSHEDPRVVAAVRESVNYLVSQQNMLLIPTSFSPLK